The stretch of DNA AGAACGGCGCTGGCCGTGGCATCCGGCCCGGCCCCGCGACCGTAGAAAAGCGTCCGTCCGACCACATCGCCCTCGACGGCCACGGCGTTGTAGACACCGGAAACGGATGCGAGGACATGGTCCAAGGGGACGAGGGTGGGGTTGACGCGGACGGCGACGGCATTTTGGGCATCCGGGCGGATGCGGGCCAGCAGCTTGATGGTATAACCCAGTTTGCGGGCGAAGGCCATGTCCAGTGCGGTGACCGCGCGGATGCCTTCGACTGAAAGCTGGTCCATCCGCACCCAGAATCCGTAGGCCAGGGAGGCGAGGATGGCGGCCTTGTGCGCGGCGTCGATGCCATCGACATCCAAGGCTTCATCAGCCTCGGCGTAGCCCAGTCGTTTGGCATCGGCCAATACCTCGGCATAATCCAAACCCTCCTCCGCCATGCGGCTGAGGATGTAGTTGCAGGTGCCGTTGATGATGCCGTGGATGGAAAGGATGCGGTTGGCCCGGAGGCCTTCGCGAAGGGCCTTGATGATGGGGATGCCACCGGCAACGCTGGCCTCAAAATAGATCGAAGCCTGGTGTTGCTCCGCCAGAGCGAACAGTTCATTCCCACAATCGGCCAGCAGGGCCTTGTTGGCGGTGACGAGCGATTTGCCGGCGCGCAGGGTGGCTTCGGCCACTTCCCGGGCGGTGGTGGTCCCGCCCATCAATTCGGCAACGATGGAAACGGCGGGATTGTGGACAAGCGCTTTCCAGTCATCCGTGACGGGAGCCCCGGCGGTGTCACGGGCCTTGGCGGGGTCGCGGACGGCCACTCCCACAATGTCGAGGCGGGCGCCGCAGCGTTCGGTGAGGAGGTCACGATTGGCCTGGAGGTGGCGGACCACGCCTCCGCCCACGATTCCACAACCGACCAATCCAATACCGAATTGTTGCATGAGCCTGTGATCAAGCCAGAATCCGGGGAGGCCGTCAATCCGCGGTCGGAAACGTTGAAACCGCTTGTCCGTGCCTGCCTGATGGGCTAGCCCATGTTTATGGAGATCACTGGCGTGGAGTTGTTCATGCTGGTCAACATGGCGTTGGACCTGTTGCTTCTCTTGGGCCTGGCTTTCTGGATGACCCGGCAACGTCCGGTGCTCTACGGCCTGCTCCTTGCGGCCAACATCCTGCCCTATTTCATCCATCTGCCGCTGGAAGAAATTCCCGGGGTCAAAACCCGGGGACCGGACACCTCCCCGGGCTACCATGAATTGATGGATGTGGTCCGCCATCCGGACAACATTGTCGGGAAAAAGAACATCCCCTTTCCCGCGCTCCGGTTGCCGGAATTGTTCAGCGCCTTCAAACCACCTTCTGAGGTGGTCGACGCGAATGCCCCCGCAGCCGCACCGGTTCAGCCGGAGGCAGTGGCGCTGGACGGGAATGTGTTTGCCGGCTGGCACCAGGCGCTCCGGTCAGATCCCCAGGCGCTTTGGCTTTTCCTTCGCCTTTTCTGGACTGCAGGCGCTTTGGTGGTTTTTTTCCAGGACAGGCGATGGGGGATGACCACGCTCGGACTGCAGTTGATCCCCTTCCCCTTCCTGACTTATGCCCTGCCCTATGCCGCGCTGTTCTCGATCTCCATGCCCGACTACGCGGCCCTCGGCGCCACCTTCCAGGATTCCTCGGAAATCTGGGACTATCTTTTGCCAAAATTTTACACCACCCTGACTTTTGGCGGCATGATCGTCTTGGTTGCCGGCGCCCTTTACTTCATGGCCACGGCCAGTCGGAAGCTCTCGCCCAAGCAACTCTTGCTCAAAACCTACCTCGTCCCGGACCGATACCTGGTCAAGCTCAACGGGAACATCCTTCCCTTCGAGGTCAGGGACCACCTCCTGATCATCGAGGGGATTCCCTTCGATTGCAGTGATCCGGCCGTGAATGCCGACAAACCAAACATCTGGCTGCTGGGCAGCCGCACCCAGGTCGAATTCATCGATCGCAAAGCGCTGTGACCTGACCCCGCCCCAGCATGCGGCCCCCAACTCCTTACTTGCACGACAACACCATTTGCGGGATATTCCATCCCTTCGATCGGGCCGTAGCGCAGTTTGGTAGCGCGCTTGTTTCGGGTACAAGAGGTCCCGGGTTCAAATCCCGGCGGCCCGATCCCTCTTCCAAGGTCCTCCGCCAGCCGAATGAATGTCATCGTCCCGATCTGCTGATTTTTTTCTTCAAGTCCCTATAGCTCAACAGGATAGAGCACTGGTTTCCTAAACCGGTTATCGTGGTTCGAGTCCACGTAGGGACAGTCGCTTTGACTTTTGCCCGGTGGCATTCCGGTATAAGATGACCCATGCCGTTGGATTCCCTCATCGACCATCCGGGCAGGAGCCTGTTGGCCGAGTTCGACCGGAAGCAGCGGCGGCTCCACCTTTCCCCGATGAAAAAAACACGCAAGTCCGTTTATCTTGGTGATGACCTAATCCGCGCCGCCCAACACCGCGGGCTCTCGCTGGCCGATTACATCGCACACCTGCATGCGCACCACACCTCCCTTCATGCTGCGCAAGTGGCCAGCGTCTACCGGGGGTTCGCCTTGCTGGAAATGGCCCGGGTGCCCGTCGATCCGGCCTACTTCGAACTGGTCTACGGCGTCTTGGGCGAGGAAACCGGGACGCGTTTCCATAAATCGATCACGGAAAACAAACCCCTGGCCCTGCCCAAAGCGGCGGCCCAATTGTTGGGTGCCGACACCCGGGTGCCCGCCATGGAGGCCATCTTCCTCGCCGCCACCCGTGCCAGCGTGATGCACGAAGGCTATCTCGAAGGGGCCCGCTTGTTGGAAGCCTCGCTCCACCGTTGAATTCGGCCCAGGCGCAAAGCCGGGCGCGTAAGACCCTCCTCACACCGCCCCATCCAGACGTGCCTTCGGCCGGCCGTGGGGACAAGACCCCATTTCCGGAAAGGCACGGCGATCCAAGATGGACTCCAAGAAACAAATCCTATCGGGAAACCATCGCCCCCTGGGCTGGATGGTGAAAGCCCTCTGCCTGATCCTTCCCTTCTTGGCCATCACCTCGGTCGATGCGCGCGACGGCCACCGCCACCGCAACGAATCCTATCAATACGAACGCGCAAACCGGAGCGTCTACCATCGTGGCCACGGTCCCATTTATCGGGACCGGAACGGCTACAACCACGTTTATCAATCGCGCCATAATCACCGGGGATACTGGCGGAACAACAACGGATTACGCGTCTGGATCAACCTGTTTTAACCCACCAATCCCCATCTCGAAACGAAGCAGGGAATGCCCTGCTTCGTTTTTTTGTGCCCTTAATACCAAATTAAAATGACTGAGCGACAGAATAAGCGGGAGGGCGAGGCTCCTGCCGAGCCGGTTTGATGTCTTTATTCCAAGGCCGGCTCAGCAGGAGCTTCGCCCTCCCATAAGGCACTTTTTCGCCCACTCCATTCAATTTGGTTTAACTCCCTAGAGTGCTTTGCGTTTGATTAGCAATGGGCTCAACTCGTTTCTCTTACTCGCTCTCGTGCACGTTCTCTTCCATTCAGAGAGCACGAGAATGAGCGGCAGATTAAATGCAAAATGTTCCATGCCCGGACCACAGACTCCGCATCAACCACGGCAAAGATACGGCGGACAGGAAACCCAGGGCAGAGGCCATGAAAAATGGGAGCCCCTTGAACTAATCAGTCTTTTTTTTGCCCCGGCCAAGCTTGGCCCCGATCCAATCCGAGGCCGAGGTGGCGGCTTGATTGGTGACACGACGGAGGAAGGAAGTGTCCTGCTCGGCCGCCGCAGCCGCCGCGGTGCGTTCCGAACGGGACAATTGCAGGATGGCCTCTTCCGCGCTTTCCGGTCGCCGGGCCGGGTCCCGCTGCATCAATTGGTGCAACCAGATCGCCAGCCCGGTCCCCATGTCGGGCCGGATGTTCAGAATGGAAGGCGCATCCTGATTCACGTGCATGGCCAAAACTTCCGGAACCGAAGGACCGAAAAAAGCCGGCTGGCGGGCCAGGAGGTGGTAAAGCACATGCCCGAGGGAATAGAGGTCGGTGCGCGGGCCCAAAGGCCTCAGCGTCACCTGTTCAGGAGCCACATACAGGTAAGTGCCATACACCGATCCCGTCTGGTCCGGTTCATGCGGCACATCCCGGTGGAGCTTGGACAAGCCAAAATCCAGGAGCTTGAGGCTGGGTCTCCCATCCGAAGTCGGGTGCAGGATGATGTTGGAGGGCTTCATATCCAGATGGATGATCCCCAGACGGTGTGCCGCGGCCAAACCCTCGAGGGACATCCGTGCAATCTGGCAGAATTCATTCACGGAAACCGGCGGACCCTGGATGCGCTCGTGCAGTGTTTCCCCATCAATCCGCTCCATGACAAAATAAGGCCCGGCCTTGTCGATCCCAAAATCGTAGAACCGGACCACATGGGGATGGCGGAGGCTGGCCAGGGCCCGGCCCTCGTTGAAAGATTCCTCGATCAGGGCATGCAGCGAGGCATCCGGCCGCTCTTTCAACCGTTTGACCGCCACCGGCCGGTTCAATTCGTGGTCCCAGCCAGAATAGACCACCCCCAGTCCACCCACCCCGATCGGGGCCAACAGGCGGTAACGCCCCGCGATCCACAACGCGTTGGCCGAAGGACTGGGCATGGAATCCGGTGCGTTCAAACGTTTGTCCTGTAGACCTAGTTTGCCAAGCTTCGCCCGCGAAGCAATCTCCACACGCAGAGGCAGGGTGGAAAATGATTATCCGTCCGCCACTCAAGGCCTGGTCACACGGATCTGCTCCGGTGTGCGGACCCGGATCTGCAGGGCCCCGCGATACTCCTGCACCGCTCCCCGGACCTCGATCTCCCTGCCGACATATTCCGCCAGCTTTTCCGCGGAAAAATCCACCGGCTGGTCACTGACAAAAAAAACCAGGCCAATCGACTGCTGGTAATCGGCCGTAAAATTCAGATACCGCACGCTGTCGTCGCGGTTCTGCCCCGACTTGACGATCTTGCCCCGAACCACCACCTCCTGTCCGATGCGCTCTCGGAGGGCGGCCAGATGATCCGCTGCAAAAGCCCTCTCCTCCGGACCAGGAGCCGTTGGGGTCACGGACCTGTCCCCGGCCACAGCCGGCGGGAAGAGCGGCTGAACCCCGGGCCTGGAAGCACGGGGTAGTGGGGTCTGTTTCTGTTGGGGCGGCGGATCGATCCGCCCGGAGGAAGCCAACTCAGAGGATACCGGTTGCGTCATTTTCCAGCCCGCAACGCTTCCCAGGAGAAGAAGGGCAACTCCTCCGGCCACCCATGGCCGGATCCCGCTCCGCGGAGAGGACGCTGGCTCCACCGCCACGGAAAGCACCGGGCGGGACGACGTCAGATTCAAGGCGTCCAACCGCCTCAAGTGGTTGAGGGCTTCCATGGCATCGGCCGGCCGGTCGGAGGGAAGGCGTTTCATCAGGCTGTGCAACCAATCCGCCAACTGGGGACCGACATCGGGCCGGTATTCCCGCACCGAGGCCGGTTCCGATTCCAGATGATGGGCCACCACTTCCTGGATCGAGTGGCCCGTGAAAGCGGGCCGCCCGACCAAAGACTGGTAAAGCACATGCCCCAACGCATAGAGGTCGGTCTGCGGCCCGAGGGCTCCGCTCTCCAGATGCTCGGGGCTGATGTAATAGACGGTGCCCATCACCCCGCCACTTTCGCCCTGTGGCGGCCCCGAAATATCGATCTGTTTTTGGAAGCGCGCCAGACCGAAATCAAGGATCTTGGCATGCAGTTTTCCCGACGCGGTGCGCTGGAGCATCAGGTTCGAGGGCTTGAGGTCGAGGTGCAGGATGCCCTTCCCATGGGCCGCGCTCAGTCCTTCCAATACCTGCCGGGCCATTTCCACCGCATCAGCCAGGTTCAGCGGCCCCCGCTCCAAAGCCCGGTCGAGGGTTTCGCCCTCCAGAAACTCCATGATGAAGTAGGGCCCCTGGTCATCGGTGCCAAAATCAAACAATGTCAGGATGTGGGGGTTCTGGATCGCCGCCAAGGTGCGGGCCTCCTGCCAGGCTTCCTCCAATGCCCGGGTCGTGTCTTCGCTCCTTTGGAAGAGCCGCTTGATCGCCACCGCCCGCTGGAGTTCTTCATCCCAGGCATAACTGACAGAGCCCAAACCACCCGCCCCCACGGCATGCAGGACGCGGTAGCGGCCCCGGACCCATGGTTGGGAGGCAACTTCCACCTCGAAACACTAAATCCGGCGTGTCACAGACTTGCGCACACTCCGCTACAAGACGGTCACAATTCCCCCGGCCAAAGCCCGAGGAGCATCGTCAGATCGACTTCCCCCAAATGAGCCACCACCCGGTCGGCCCCTTCCAACCGTTCCCGGGGATGGGAAGAGGCCAAGGCCACCACCTTCATGTCCGCCGCCCGCGCGGCCTGGATGCCGACCGGGGCATCCTCAAAAACCACACACCGTCCCGGTTCCACCCCGGCCAGTGCCGCCGCCTTGAGGAATACCTCCGGATGCGGCTTGCCCAAAGTGACATCCTCCGAGGTCACCATCCCATCGAAGGCATTTCGCAATCCCAACATCCCCAGGATGGTCACGATGTTCTCCCGGTCGGTGGAAGAACCCACCACACAGGGCACCCCGGCATCACGCAGCGACCCCAGCAAGGCTCCCACGCCCGGCAGCGCTTCAATCCCCTCCTCGCGGATGATCTCCCGGTATAAGGCCTCCTTCCGGTTGGACAGCCGCTTGATCTCTGCCGGCTCGCGGCTCCATTCCAGCAATTCCGGAATGATCCGCGCGTTCTTCATTCCGAAGCTCCTTTCAAAATGATCTTCCGGCAGGACCCGCTCCTCTTCCAGCGCCAGTTGCTCCCAAGAAATCCGGTGGGCCCGCGACGAATCCACGATGACCCCGTCCCAATCAAACAATGCGGCCCAACGATGTTCCATCCCCCTCATTGCCATAAATTTCCAGCCCCGTCAAAATAAGGGCTGGTCGAACCCCCGGACGGCGTCTAAAACGGAGACCCTTATGGATACAGCAGAACGCGTGCAAAAATTGACCCCTTCCCTCACCCTGGCCATTGATGCCAAGGCCAAAGCCCTCAAAGCCAAGGGGGTCGACGTCATCGGGTTCGGTGCCGGTGAACCCGACATGGACACCCCGGAACACATCAAAGCCGCCGCCATGGGCTCCCTCGATGCCGGCTTCACCAAATACACCCCCTCCTCCGGCATCCCCGAACTCCGCGAAGCCATCGCCGAAAAACTCAAAAAGGACAACGGCCTCGACTACGAACCTTCCCAGATCATCGTCACCTGCGGGGCCAAGCACGCCTGCTTCAACGCCCTCCTCGCCACCATCAACCCCGGTGACGAAGTCCTCATCCCCGCCCCCTACTGGTTGAGCTACCCTGAAATGGTCAAACTGGTCGGCGGCGAACCGGTCATCGTCCCCACCTCGGCGGAAAACCACTACAAGATCACCCCCGATCTTTTCCGCGAATACACCAGCCCGCTGACCAAGATGATCATCCTAAACACTCCGGGCAACCCCACCGGGACGATCTACACCGAAAACGAACTCGCCGCCCTGGTCGAAGTCGCCCTCGACGACGACATCCAGATCCTCTCCGACGAGATCTACGAAAAGCTCATCTACGACGGGGCCAAGCACGTCTCCGTGGCCAGCTTCAGCAACGAGGTCTACAACAGCACGATCGTGGTCAACGGCTTCAGCAAGCCCTACGCCATGACCGGCTGGCGCCTCGGCTATCTCGCGGCCCCCAAGGACGTGGCCGCCAAGATCGATTCCCTCCAGAGCCACAGCACCTCCAACCCGACCTCCTTCGCCCAAAAAGGCGCCCTGGCCGCCTACAAGGGACCCCAGGACTGCGTCGAAGAGATGCGGGCGGAATTCGACAAGCGCCGCCTGCGCATGTGCGAATTGCTCGACGGCATTTCCTCCCTGGCTTACGTCAAACCACAGGGTGCCTTCTACGTCCTCGTCGACATCAGCCGCAGCGGCCAATCCTCGGTCCAATTCGCGGAAAAACTGCTGGAAGACCAAAAAGTCGCCGTCGTCCCCGGCGTGGCCTTCGGCGATGACAAGACCATCCGCCTCTCCTACGCCACGAGCATGGAAAATATCGAGGAAGGCCTCAAGCGCCTGAAGAAGTTCGTCAGCTGAGCTGACCTTCCCTCCAAAAAACCGGAAGGTGTCCCCTTCCGGTTTTTTTGTGCCCATGCCCGGCGCGGGAGTATGGAGTGTGGAGTGGGCAATAAAATGCCTTACGGGAGAGCGAAGCTCCGTCAGAGCGCGGAAACAACATCAACCAAGGGACCGACCTCTACTTTTGATGCGTCCCACTTTGGGGGTCAGGTCAAACCCATCTACTTCGACATCATTATTTCTATCACCTTCATACCTTTTGCCATCTCCAGCGTCAGCAAAATTGGTTCCATTTTTCCACTCATCAATAAGAGGGTCTCCATTTGGACGCGGGTAATCATCCACCGTAAACTGCGCGCCGACAGTATCTATGTAGCTAACCACAAGGAAATCTTGGAGGGCTTCGCGCTCACAGCGCCGCAACTGCCTTTTCCCGCCCCGGAGTTTTTGTTTTGCACTCCCCCGCCGCTTTCGGCAAGAAACCTGAGTGGCTTTTATCGTTGGAACACCGAAGTCTTTGGCTCTTGCGGCGATGATCCTGGCCATTGTGACAATCCCGTGTCACTCGATCCGAGCACAAGACGAACTCATCATCGTTTCTCCCCACTGGGAAGGCATCCAATATGAGTTCGGGGTCGCCTTCCCCGCTTGGTATCAGGCGCGCACCGGTCGTTCCATCACCGTCCGCTGGCGGGACATGGGCGGCACATCGCAGATTGAAAAAGCCCTCGACGCCACGTACAAAGCCACTCCCCACACCTGCGGCATTGATGTCTTCTTCGGCGGCGGTATCGATCCCTTTGAAAGCCAGAAAGCCAAGGGGCAACTGGCCCCCTTCAAACTCCCCGACGAGATCCTCCGGGAAATCCCCACCCACATCGGCGGCTTCCCCATCGTTGATCCCGATTTCACTTTCTATGGCGCCGCCCTGTCCTCGTTCGGCATCCTGGAAAACCGCCGGGTGACCCGGACGGTCGGCCTCCCCCCGGTGGAGACCTGGGAGGACCTCGGCCAGCCCGCACTCGAGGGTTGGGTCAGCTCGGCCGACCCCCGCAAGAGCGGCAGCGTGCACATGATCTACGAGATCATCCTCCAGGCCTACGGATGGGAGAAGGGCTGGGACGTCATCTATCGCATGAGCGGCAATGTCAAATCCTTCCTCCAAACCAGCTCCTCCCCCACCAAAGAAGTCACCACCGGCGACGCCGCCTACGCGGTTTCCATCGATATCAACGGCATGACCCAACAAGCCTTTGTCGGCAAGGACAACGTCCGCTTCACCATCCCCCGGGGCGTCTCGGTCATCAACCCCGACGGCATCGCCATTCTCAAGGGTGCCCCCCACCGCGATGCCGCCGAGGCCTTCCTCATCTTCGCCATGTCCGCGCCCGGCCAGAACCTCTGGATGAAACCCACCGGCTCACCCGGCGGCGCCACCCGCTTTGGCATCACCCGCATGGGGGTGCTCCCCCGCGACTACCAGGGCGACCTGACCGATCTGCTCGTCCCCCTCAACCCCTTTGCCATCGACTACCCCTTCCATTACGACTCCCCCATGGGCAGCAAGCGCTGGAACGTGGTCAACGCCCTGATCGGCCAAGGGGTCATCGATGTCCACTCCCACCTCCGCGCCGCTTGGCGCCACCTCCTCACCCTCCCGGAGCCCCTGCGAGGCCCTGCCCTGGCGGAATTCACCCGCCCGCTCATCAGCGAGGCCGAAGCGACAGAACTGGCCGCCGTCTGGCGCAAAGACAAGCTCCGCGCCCGACGTCTGGAAAACGAATGGATGGCCCGCTCGGTCGAACGATTCAAGAAGCTATCGGCTGTCAGCCCTCAGCCGTCAGCCAACAAAACAATGGCGCTGAAACTCCTTCCACCCGTCTCTCCCCCACAACCTGCCTTGGCTGAAAGCCGACAGCCGACAGCCGACAGCCTCACACCATGAAAATCACCCTCTCCCAAATCGTCAAACGCTTCGGCACCACCACCATCGTCGACCACGTCAGCGCCGAGATCCAGGACGGCGAGATGTTCTTCCTTCTCGGTTCCTCAGGCTGCGGCAAGACCACCCTCCTGCGCATGCTGGCCGGATTCTACCACCCCGAGGAGGGCGACATCCACTTTGGCGACCGCCGGATGAACGCGGTCCCCCCGCACGAGCGCAACACCGCCCTCGTCTTCCAAAACTACGCCGTCTGGCCCCACATGACCGTCTTCGAAAACGTGGCCTACGGCCTGCGCGTCCGCAAAACCCCGGAGGCCGAGCTAAAAACCCGCGTCAACGACGCCCTGGCCCAGGTGAAGATGGCCGCCCTGGCCGACCGCAAACCCGCCTCACTCTCCGGCGGCCAGCAACAACGCGTCGCCCTGGCCCGGGCCATGGTGGTCCGGCCCGACCTCCTGCTCTTCGACGAACCCCTCTCCAACCTCGACGCCAAGCTGCGGATCGAGCTGCGCGAGGAAATCAAAAAAATCCACGCCGCCACCCGCATCACCAGCGTCTACGTCACCCACGACCAGGAGGAAGCCCTCTCTCTGGCCGACCGCATCGCGGTCATGAACGCCGGAAAAATCCAGCAGATCGGCACGCCGCAGGACATCTACAACCGCCCGGCCAATGCCTTCGTCGCTTCTTTCATCGGCGAGATCAACCTCTTCCCCGCCTCCTCGGCCATCGCCCAGAAACTCGCCCCCGGGGCAGACGGCCAGGTCGGCTTCCGGCCGGAAAAAGTGTCCGTCCATCCCGACGGCCTCCCGGGAAAGGTTGTCTTCTCCTCCTATCTCGGCAGCAAGAACCAGGTCACGGTGAAAATGGACACCGCCGAGGAAGTGAAAGCCTGGCTCCCCGACTACCATGCCGAGGGTTCCACGCTGCGTCTCCGTGTTGAAGAAAAAGACCTCCTTAAATTTGTTTCCTGACCCAACCCCATTCCCTGCCTTGCTCAGTTTCCTTTGTTACCTTCTGTTCAAACAGTCTCTCCCGGCATGAAAAAACTCCTCCTCCCCTTCCTTGTCCTCTTCTTTGGACTCTTCCTCATCTACCCGGTGGGCTATCTCCTCCAGGGCGCGTTCTTCATCGAGGCCGGAGGCTCCCGCACGTTCACCCTCGATTACTTCCGCATCATCTTCGAGAACCCCTTCTACCGCGAATGTTTCACCAACAGCCTGCTCATCGCTTGCTGGTCCACCTTCTTCACCCTGCTCATCGCCGTCCCCCTGGCCTACTTTTTCCTCCGATGCGACTTCCCCGGGAAGGCACTCCTGGGCGGGGCCATGCTCCTGCCCCTCATTCTTCCCCCCTTTGTCGGCGCCATCGGTTTGAAACAATTCTTCTCCCGCTTCGGCAGCCTCAATCTCCTCTTGAGCCAATGCAGGCTGGTCGACCTGAAACATCCGCCGGATTGGTTCGGCGAGGGTGGTTTCGCCGGCATCATCCTGCTCCAGGTCCTGCACCTCTACCCGATCATGTATCTCAGCGTGCAGGCCGCCCTGGCCAACCTCGACCCCAGCCTGCGCGATGCCGCCCGCAACCTCGGGGCTGGTGGCTCCCGTATCTTCCGCACCGTCACGCTGCCCCTCGCCCTGCCCGGGATCTTCGCCGGATCAACATTGGTCTTCGTCGCCGCCTTCACCGACCTCGGTGTTCCCCTGATGTTCGAGTTCCAGACCACCGTCCCGACGCAAATCTTCAACCTCGTCACCCAAGCCGACAACCCCCTCGGCTACGCCCTCGTGGTCATCACCCTCATCCTGGTCTCCCTCCTCTTCCTCCTCGGGAAAAAGCTCGGCGAGGGCAATTACGCCATGTTGGGACGGAGCGCCAGCTACGATGACATCCACCGCCTCTCCCCCGCCAAAGGGTGGTTCATGACCGCCGCCGTCGCTCTCTTGATCGGGGTTTCCCTCCTGCCCCACCTAGGGGTCATCATCCAGTCTTTCTCGGCCAAGTGGTTCTTCAGTGTCTTCCCCTCGGAATGGTCCGCTGCCTACTACGGCGAAATCTTCCGCACCGACCTGACTTCGCTCAGCATCAAGAATTCGCTCATCTACGCTGTTTCCTCGGCCTCGCTCGACCTCGTCCTCGGGTTCTGCGTGGCCTACATGCTGGCTCGAGAGAACTTCCGCGGGAAAAACCTCCTCGATATCATGGCCATGATCCCCCTGGCCCTTCCCGGCCTCGTGCTCGCCTTTGCTTACTTCGTGGCCTTCAGCCGCCCGGTCTTCCCCGAATCATGGACGGACTGGAACGCGGCCTGGCTCACCCTCTTCGACCCGCGCAAAAACCCCACCCTTTTGCTGGTCATCGCCTACGCCATCCACCGCCTGCCCTATATTGTCCGTGCCGCCTACGCCGGATTCCAGCAAACCCACGTTTCCCTCGAGGAAGCCTCGGCCAACCTGGGTGCCACCCCGTGGAAAACGCTGTTGCAGATCAGTCTGCCCCTGCTCAGCGCCAACCTCATCGCCGGCACCATCCTGACCTTCTCCTTCGCCATGCTCGATGTCAGCAACGGCATGATCCTTGCGCAAGAGACTGTCTTCTACCCCGTGACCAAAGCCGTTTACATGCTCATGGGCCGCATCACCCCCACCGCCCCGTCGATCGCCTGCGCCCTCGGCGTCCTGGCCATGGGACTCCTGGCCGCCTGCCTCTTCGGCGCCTCCAAACTCCTCGGACAAAAGATGGGGCAGCTCTTCAAGGCGTGATCGTTTTTTTATCATCCGTGGTAGATGGCGTGGGCTCGATTCGTTCCAAACTCCAGACCCGCAATCTTACCTCCGAGATTCGCGTCCATTGACGTGAATTAGCGCTTCAAACATGACTTTCCCCGGCCCTTTGCTCCTTACTTTTTGACATTTCGGGTAATGTGACTTATCATTCCCGGAATGATCGCCAAAATCACCAGCAAACGCCAGGTGACCTTCCCAGCACGGGTGCTCGACGCCATGGGCGTGGGCCCCGGGGACCGGCTCGAAATCCAACCCACCTCCGGCGGCTTCCTCCTCCGTGCCCGCCGCGTCGATGCCACCAAGCTCGCCCCCCTCCGCGGCCACTTGCGCAAGGGTCAGGGCACCTTCGACATCCAGACCTTCCGACGCCAACCGCATGACCGCGCCCTACGGGATTGATACTTCCATCCTCGTCCGCCTTCTGACTGGCGATCCCGAGGAAGGCTACCGCAAGACAGTCCGCGCTCTGGAACGCTTACTCGCCCAGGCGCCTGATGCCGAAATTCTCGCCTCCAACCAAGTCATCGGCGAAGCCTACATCTCCCTACAGCACCACTACGGAGTCTCCAAGGAAGACGCCCGCGCCGCATTCCTCACCCTCTTTTCCAGCGGCCTCATCGCACCCCTCAATGGATTGAGTGTCCGGGAACTGTTGGAAGCCCAGGGCGGTTGTGGTTTGCTCGACCGCCTGATCGCCGACGATTACCAGCAACGCGGATTAACGGTCCTGACCTTGGACAAGGCCATGTCCCGCCTG from Candidatus Methylacidiphilales bacterium encodes:
- a CDS encoding homoserine dehydrogenase translates to MQQFGIGLVGCGIVGGGVVRHLQANRDLLTERCGARLDIVGVAVRDPAKARDTAGAPVTDDWKALVHNPAVSIVAELMGGTTTAREVAEATLRAGKSLVTANKALLADCGNELFALAEQHQASIYFEASVAGGIPIIKALREGLRANRILSIHGIINGTCNYILSRMAEEGLDYAEVLADAKRLGYAEADEALDVDGIDAAHKAAILASLAYGFWVRMDQLSVEGIRAVTALDMAFARKLGYTIKLLARIRPDAQNAVAVRVNPTLVPLDHVLASVSGVYNAVAVEGDVVGRTLFYGRGAGPDATASAVLGDLSEAAIDRMHGVGFRRLASHTCYQGTVPRGEMVSRFYVRLGVTDRPGVLARVADVFGRHRIGISSVFQPEGHQGGSVPLVMLLDDAREADFAAALAEIEHLDVVHCPSQVIRVEDFS
- a CDS encoding serine/threonine-protein kinase; translated protein: MNAPDSMPSPSANALWIAGRYRLLAPIGVGGLGVVYSGWDHELNRPVAVKRLKERPDASLHALIEESFNEGRALASLRHPHVVRFYDFGIDKAGPYFVMERIDGETLHERIQGPPVSVNEFCQIARMSLEGLAAAHRLGIIHLDMKPSNIILHPTSDGRPSLKLLDFGLSKLHRDVPHEPDQTGSVYGTYLYVAPEQVTLRPLGPRTDLYSLGHVLYHLLARQPAFFGPSVPEVLAMHVNQDAPSILNIRPDMGTGLAIWLHQLMQRDPARRPESAEEAILQLSRSERTAAAAAAEQDTSFLRRVTNQAATSASDWIGAKLGRGKKKTD
- a CDS encoding serine/threonine-protein kinase: MEVASQPWVRGRYRVLHAVGAGGLGSVSYAWDEELQRAVAIKRLFQRSEDTTRALEEAWQEARTLAAIQNPHILTLFDFGTDDQGPYFIMEFLEGETLDRALERGPLNLADAVEMARQVLEGLSAAHGKGILHLDLKPSNLMLQRTASGKLHAKILDFGLARFQKQIDISGPPQGESGGVMGTVYYISPEHLESGALGPQTDLYALGHVLYQSLVGRPAFTGHSIQEVVAHHLESEPASVREYRPDVGPQLADWLHSLMKRLPSDRPADAMEALNHLRRLDALNLTSSRPVLSVAVEPASSPRSGIRPWVAGGVALLLLGSVAGWKMTQPVSSELASSGRIDPPPQQKQTPLPRASRPGVQPLFPPAVAGDRSVTPTAPGPEERAFAADHLAALRERIGQEVVVRGKIVKSGQNRDDSVRYLNFTADYQQSIGLVFFVSDQPVDFSAEKLAEYVGREIEVRGAVQEYRGALQIRVRTPEQIRVTRP
- a CDS encoding HAD family phosphatase; translated protein: MEHRWAALFDWDGVIVDSSRAHRISWEQLALEEERVLPEDHFERSFGMKNARIIPELLEWSREPAEIKRLSNRKEALYREIIREEGIEALPGVGALLGSLRDAGVPCVVGSSTDRENIVTILGMLGLRNAFDGMVTSEDVTLGKPHPEVFLKAAALAGVEPGRCVVFEDAPVGIQAARAADMKVVALASSHPRERLEGADRVVAHLGEVDLTMLLGLWPGEL
- a CDS encoding pyridoxal phosphate-dependent aminotransferase is translated as MDTAERVQKLTPSLTLAIDAKAKALKAKGVDVIGFGAGEPDMDTPEHIKAAAMGSLDAGFTKYTPSSGIPELREAIAEKLKKDNGLDYEPSQIIVTCGAKHACFNALLATINPGDEVLIPAPYWLSYPEMVKLVGGEPVIVPTSAENHYKITPDLFREYTSPLTKMIILNTPGNPTGTIYTENELAALVEVALDDDIQILSDEIYEKLIYDGAKHVSVASFSNEVYNSTIVVNGFSKPYAMTGWRLGYLAAPKDVAAKIDSLQSHSTSNPTSFAQKGALAAYKGPQDCVEEMRAEFDKRRLRMCELLDGISSLAYVKPQGAFYVLVDISRSGQSSVQFAEKLLEDQKVAVVPGVAFGDDKTIRLSYATSMENIEEGLKRLKKFVS